The stretch of DNA GCCCCTGAGAGTGCTGTGCCTGGCGGGCTTCCGGCAGAGCGAACGGGGCTTCCGTGAGAAGACTGGAGCGCTGAGGAAGGCGCTGCGGGGCCGCGCAGAGCTCGTGTGCCTCAGCGGGCCACATCCGGTCCCCGAGGCAGCAGCTCCCGAGGGCGCCAGGCCAGACTCCGGTGAGACAAGCCTGCTCCGGAAATGTCCCGCAACTTACCGGCCCCCTCAGCACAGCAGACCTCCCGGTTCTCACCCAGGCTCCAGCCTGCGCGCCCTGATCTTCTCCTTTATCTGTGCCCAGTTCCTCCCGCGTCCCTCCCAAGCttgccctcccctttctccccggGCCCCTCTAATCCTGGTCCCGTGCTCTTCTCCCATCTGCTTCTAGGGCCCTGTGCTCCGGAGGAGCAGCCTCGAGGCTGGTGGTTTTCCGAACAGGAAGCAGATGTTTTCTCCGCACTGGAAGAGCCTGCGGCGTGCAGGGGTTTGGAGGCGGCCCTGGAAACGGTGGCAAAAGCCCTGGACTCGCTAGGGCCTTTTGACGGACTTCTTGGCTTCAGCCAGGGGGCTGCACTAGCCGCTTTTGTTTGTGCCCTGGGTCAGGCAGGCGATCCCCGCTTCCCCTTGCCGCGATTTATCATACTTGTGTCGGGGTTCTGCCCCCGAGGCCTTGGCCTTAAGGAATCCATCCTACAGAGCCCCTTGTCACTACCTTCGCTTCATGTTTTTGGGGACACTGATCGAGTCATCCCTTCTCAGGAGAGTATGCAATTGGCTAGCCGATTTCTTGGGGCTGTCACCCTCACCCACTCTGGCGGACACTTCATCCCAGCAGCTGCATCCCAGCGTCAGGCCTACCTCAAATTCTTGGACCAGTTTGCAGAGTGAAGGGCCAGCAAATGTCTCCAAACTGCACCCACTTGCTCTAGCAGCCTCTGTCTTTTGCCCTCCTGTTCTTAGCATGCTGGAATCTCCACCGTGGCACTCCTACCGTGCTTAGTTGAAAGACAGTTGCCCCTTACTGGAGCAAAGAGGAGCAGGTAGCCTTGTTAAACATCAGAAGGCCCGTGAGAGGAGAGTGATGCTCAAACGGGTTGGCACCCCAATGATTGCCACACAATAAAGTGGTTTAGATTGAGGATTTTGGGGAAAGAGGACACTTTACAAGGCTCTGACTGGGTCACCTGCTTCCTAGAACCCAGTACCTGAGAACTGAGTGTTGGTTTTCTTTTGGTCCCTGGCCCTGTTCTTCCACAACTGCCCCATCCCTTCTGAACTCTGAGCTTGAAGGCTTGGATTGTACCAGGTGTTGCAGAGGCCAAAGACAGCACAGAATAAACTGCCCTTTCCTAAGGAGCCCATCTGCAGGGTTTCTGAGATTGATGTTCTTCCTAATTATCCGATGTGTGTTGAGAAAGCCTTGGGAAGTGCAGTCAGTTCTGGGCACTTTAAGGATTACTGCCTTGCCATGCTCTTATTTCAGCGTTCACTCCAGCCACACGCTGCTCTCTTGACTTGTGACAGACTGCTTTTTCTAGGACATCACAGGGTCCTACCTAATCCCAAGCCATTGTCCTCTCGGGAGCTTTATAACTGAGTAGAAGTTGAGGCTGGCATGGATACTCCAAGTCATCCTTGGCAGAGAAGTGGAGGGGCTGAAGAACACAgcctgctcttgcaggggacccaggttcagttcccagcactcacgtgtcagctcacaaacatctataactagTTCCAGAGGCTCTAACCCGCGGTccaaggcatgcacatggtatatgTGCCCGGGGTGAGGCACATGCAGGCAAAGGTAGGATCTGACTTTGAGGGCAGCCTCGTCTCCACAGGCCAGGTGTTTCCTTCCTCCAGACTACTCAAATGTAGTCTTCTGTGGGATCAGCCAGGCCCCTGGCTTCTTTAGTCTGGAACTTAAGACTTCCACCAAAGGGGCCgtgagatagatggctcagcaggtaaaggcattgactgccaaaacatgaaaacaaatccGCATACACActgacatctttttaaaattaaagggaaaaaaaagaacggAATTATACCCAAAGGTCCAGTTTACTGGTTGTAGGGAGTTGGTCTCTGCCTTGCTGTAGTCTTCCAGGGGTTACTTTCTTGACAAGAAGACATTGCAACAGATGGGATTACTCCTATAAACCTATTGGCTTTGGCCCCTTAGtatttctgcttttctgaaaATGATGGATCTGCAAATCAGTACTCAGACTCTCTGGCAGTCCTAGGCTGCCCCCTCTAGGCGGGATTCGCTGGGGAAAAGGACCTGCACTCCTTGGGAGTCCTCTAAAGATCCATGTGAATGGTCTTCAGGACCTGGCTCTATgcggaaaaggaggagaaggttTAGGCAGAGCCTTATTAGGTGAAGCAGAAGTGCTCATGCTTGGACTAAAGATTCCTCCTGTAAATCAGAATGGTTGTCACCTCTCACCAGGCAGACTGAACCCCTGTGGGCCACTTACATGAGGAACATTTGTTCAATTGGAACTCTTAGAGAAAGCTAGATCTGTTTGACAGACTGCCCCGTCATTCCTGAGCTGGGTATTTGAAAACTTGGGTAGAGTTTTAAATCCCTGGTAAAATATGTAATACTAGGAAAGGGCTTCTAATGGGACTAAGAACCCTCTGCAGGGGAGAGAAAGCAGGTCCCCTGAGGAATCACTGCTGTGAAAGTTTCAATTTAGCTGTgtaggcctggtggtgcacacctttaatcccagcacttaggaggcagaggcaggtggatctccataaatttgaggccagcctggtctacaaagctagttacatagagaagctctgtctccaaaaacaaaagcacacttttttttttcaatttatagcCCAGGCAAATAAGGTCCAGAGGCTAGAAAATAACATCTATTGAGAAATAACTGTAGCAGACAAGGGGACAAGTAGAAGCCCatcatctcatttatttttgagacaaggtctcaccagaGTTCTGGTTAGTCTTGCACTCAGCAGAAATCCacttatttctctctgtcttccaaatgctgggattcaaaaGTATCTGCCGCCGTGgcttaactcatttatttttggtgccttgaaccaaacccaggaccttgggcATGCTAAGCACAGACTGTACCATGGAGCTCTGTGTTCAGCCCACCATCTTATTGCCTAATTTTACTTTGTAATGTCATGAAGTAAGTACTGTCATTAACCTAATAACCGAATTTTACAATTGAGGAAACAGACACAAAGGCTAAGTACATTACTCAAGATTGGGTGATTCGGATCCAAAAGTTCACATTCTTGCCTGTTGCCATCACATGCCTCCCTTCCCATTGTTTTGAGACGCAGAGGATCTCACCatattgcccaggctagcctggagcttcTGAACTCATGGGCTCACtttcctcagtctcctgagtagctgggccTGCATGTACTTATCACCACTGCTCCTGGCTTTGGTGGTTTCTCTGCTGTAGAAAGCAGGCAGTAACTACCACTTCAATATAGGCTAAATGCCCAACTTGGGCCTCAGCTTTCCAACCCATAAAATAATCCTTGGGGAAGAGGGCATGGTTTACACTAAATGCTTTCTAGGATACCAGACAATCGCAGCATTGTACAGGCAACCTTCTGCCCACGTTCTTCTGATGGGTTCAGAATGTCCCTgtagtttgtttcttttgcctCGATT from Microtus ochrogaster isolate Prairie Vole_2 chromosome 7, MicOch1.0, whole genome shotgun sequence encodes:
- the Ovca2 gene encoding esterase OVCA2; the encoded protein is MASRQPLRVLCLAGFRQSERGFREKTGALRKALRGRAELVCLSGPHPVPEAAAPEGARPDSGPCAPEEQPRGWWFSEQEADVFSALEEPAACRGLEAALETVAKALDSLGPFDGLLGFSQGAALAAFVCALGQAGDPRFPLPRFIILVSGFCPRGLGLKESILQSPLSLPSLHVFGDTDRVIPSQESMQLASRFLGAVTLTHSGGHFIPAAASQRQAYLKFLDQFAE